In one Candidatus Eisenbacteria bacterium genomic region, the following are encoded:
- a CDS encoding transcriptional repressor, with product MRDILLTLRACRIPATPQRMAVAEWVLRTTAHPCADEVWEAIQRTLPTVSRATVYNTLNLFVRKGLLRTQVLKGGTVVFDPRVEPHHHFIDEETGRIYDVPWNAVRVTGAGLLRGFRVREYQVVMRGRRRRRTP from the coding sequence ATGAGGGACATTCTCCTGACCCTGCGTGCGTGCCGCATCCCCGCCACGCCCCAGCGGATGGCGGTCGCGGAGTGGGTCCTCAGGACCACCGCCCACCCATGCGCGGACGAGGTATGGGAGGCGATCCAGCGGACCCTCCCCACGGTTTCAAGGGCGACGGTGTACAACACGTTGAACTTGTTCGTGCGCAAGGGACTTCTGCGCACCCAGGTGCTCAAGGGGGGGACCGTCGTGTTCGATCCGCGGGTCGAACCGCATCACCACTTCATCGACGAGGAAACGGGAAGGATCTACGATGTCCCCTGGAACGCGGTCCGGGTCACCGGGGCGGGCTTGCTGCGCGGCTTTCGCGTGCGCGAGTACCAGGTGGTCATGAGGGGCCGACGCAGGAGGAGAACTCCATGA
- a CDS encoding ferritin, with protein MLISKAMNKALNEQIGDELQASNQYVAIATYFDSDDLGLLAGFFYKQAEEEREHAMKLVKYVVEAGGKVNVPAIGEPKNLFKSAEEAVKLALDWEMKVTDRINRLVDLAIKDNDHLSRGFLNWFVQEQLEEVSSMSRMLHQVRRAGPNLLTVEAYLIHGK; from the coding sequence GTGTTGATCAGCAAGGCGATGAACAAGGCGCTCAATGAACAGATCGGCGACGAACTGCAGGCGTCCAACCAGTACGTGGCCATCGCCACCTACTTCGACAGCGACGACTTGGGGCTACTGGCCGGCTTCTTCTACAAGCAGGCAGAGGAGGAGCGGGAGCACGCCATGAAGCTGGTGAAGTACGTGGTGGAGGCCGGCGGCAAGGTGAACGTGCCCGCCATCGGGGAGCCGAAGAATCTCTTCAAGTCCGCCGAGGAGGCGGTGAAGCTGGCGCTGGACTGGGAGATGAAGGTCACCGACCGCATCAACCGGCTGGTGGACCTGGCGATCAAGGACAACGACCACCTCTCGCGCGGCTTCCTGAACTGGTTCGTGCAGGAGCAGCTGGAGGAGGTCTCGAGCATGTCGAGGATGCTGCACCAGGTGCGGCGCGCGGGCCCGAACCTGCTCACCGTCGAGGCCTACCTGATCCACGGCAAGTAG
- a CDS encoding NAD(P)(+) transhydrogenase (Re/Si-specific) subunit beta encodes MNGAPDLKLYVELAYLVAAIMFIVGLKKLSSPLSARQGNLIAAWGMGLAVAVTLLDGSMFTKFVGGELFGLWIILGGILIGGVIGAVWARTVAMTAMPQMVAAFNGSGGLAAALVSWAEYFKLVRELPAGTAAMNPGITFSPVLGALIGGISFTGSVLAWGKLQGVINEKPLTFPGQRPVNMMLFAVTVCLGAWLAFTGNPLAFVVFLALALLIGWMFVAPIGGGDMPVVISLLNSFTGLATALTGFALQNNVLIISGTLVGASGTMLTLLMCKAMNRSIGNVLFSAFGSATASGVGTGPGGIAKVVREVSVEDAAVMMAYARQVVIVPGYGLAVAQAQHVARELADMLEKRGVIVKYSIHPVAGRMPGHMNVLLAEANVPYTSLYDMDVINPEMERTDVALVIGANDVVNPAARYDKSSPIFGMPILDVDKAAHCIVMKRSMKPGFAGVDNELFYEKKTMMLFGDARDSLQKLVNAVKEA; translated from the coding sequence ATGAACGGCGCGCCGGACCTGAAGCTCTACGTGGAGCTGGCCTACCTGGTGGCCGCGATCATGTTCATCGTGGGGCTGAAGAAGCTCAGTTCCCCGCTCTCGGCACGACAGGGCAACCTGATCGCGGCGTGGGGCATGGGCCTCGCGGTGGCGGTCACGCTCCTCGACGGCTCGATGTTCACGAAGTTCGTGGGCGGCGAGCTATTCGGCCTGTGGATCATCCTGGGCGGGATCCTGATCGGCGGCGTGATCGGCGCCGTGTGGGCCCGCACCGTGGCCATGACCGCCATGCCGCAGATGGTGGCGGCGTTCAACGGCTCGGGCGGTCTCGCGGCGGCGCTGGTGTCGTGGGCCGAGTACTTCAAGCTGGTGCGCGAGCTGCCCGCGGGCACCGCGGCCATGAACCCCGGCATCACCTTCAGCCCGGTGCTGGGCGCGCTCATCGGCGGCATCTCGTTCACCGGCAGCGTGCTCGCCTGGGGCAAGCTGCAGGGCGTGATCAACGAGAAGCCCCTCACCTTCCCCGGCCAGCGGCCGGTGAACATGATGTTGTTCGCGGTGACCGTGTGCCTGGGCGCATGGCTGGCGTTCACCGGCAACCCGCTCGCCTTCGTGGTGTTCCTGGCGCTGGCGCTGCTCATCGGCTGGATGTTCGTGGCCCCCATCGGCGGCGGCGACATGCCGGTGGTGATCTCGCTGCTGAACTCGTTCACCGGACTGGCCACGGCACTGACCGGCTTCGCCCTCCAGAACAACGTGCTGATCATCTCCGGCACGCTGGTGGGCGCCTCCGGCACGATGCTGACGCTGCTCATGTGCAAGGCCATGAACCGCTCCATCGGCAACGTGCTGTTCAGCGCGTTCGGCTCGGCCACCGCCTCCGGCGTCGGAACGGGCCCGGGCGGCATCGCGAAGGTGGTGCGCGAGGTGTCCGTCGAGGACGCGGCGGTGATGATGGCCTACGCCCGCCAGGTGGTCATCGTGCCCGGCTACGGGCTGGCGGTGGCGCAGGCGCAGCACGTGGCGCGCGAGCTGGCGGACATGCTGGAGAAGCGCGGCGTGATCGTGAAGTACTCGATCCACCCGGTGGCCGGCCGCATGCCGGGCCACATGAACGTGCTGCTGGCCGAGGCCAACGTGCCGTACACCTCCCTGTACGACATGGATGTCATCAACCCCGAGATGGAGCGCACCGACGTGGCGCTGGTGATCGGGGCCAACGACGTGGTGAACCCGGCCGCACGCTACGACAAGTCGAGCCCCATCTTCGGCATGCCCATCCTGGACGTGGACAAGGCGGCGCACTGCATCGTGATGAAGCGCTCCATGAAGCCGGGCTTCGCCGGGGTGGACAACGAGCTGTTCTACGAGAAGAAGACCATGATGCTCTTCGGCGACGCGCGCGATTCGCTCCAGAAGCTCGTGAACGCCGTCAAGGAGGCCTGA
- a CDS encoding NAD(P) transhydrogenase subunit alpha → MNEGIQLVAALAPIYVFALSVFVGYEVISKVPVVLHTPLMSGSNAIHGIVLVGAMLVAGSADTLLFKVLGFLGVICGTVNVVGGFLVTDRMLQMFKKKPGGAEGRS, encoded by the coding sequence ATGAATGAGGGAATCCAGCTGGTGGCGGCTCTCGCGCCGATCTACGTGTTCGCGCTGTCGGTGTTCGTGGGCTACGAGGTGATCTCCAAGGTGCCGGTGGTGCTGCACACGCCGCTGATGTCGGGCTCCAACGCCATCCACGGCATCGTGCTGGTGGGCGCGATGCTGGTGGCGGGCTCCGCGGACACGCTGCTGTTCAAGGTCCTGGGCTTCCTGGGCGTGATCTGCGGCACGGTCAACGTGGTGGGCGGCTTCCTGGTCACCGACCGGATGCTGCAGATGTTCAAGAAGAAGCCGGGCGGCGCGGAGGGCAGGTCATGA
- a CDS encoding Re/Si-specific NAD(P)(+) transhydrogenase subunit alpha, with protein sequence MKVAVPKEFFADERRVALVPETVGKLVKQGYDIRVQTGAGERAYFPDEAYREAGATLVPDVAALFREADVVLKVQELDVNPGTGKHEAEMFREGGVVISFLEPLMRPAVMQQLAQRKVTSFSMDAVPRTTTAQRMDALSSQATVSGYQAVLIGAESLPRFFPMLVTAAGTIAPGHVFILGAGVAGLQAISTARRLGAVVEAYDVRPAVKEEVESLGARFVSADLTSADVVDAGGYAKQQSEEFLAKVKEMLKSHVKGSDLIITTARVPGIKAPVMVTEDMIREMKPGSVIVDLAADMGGNCEGTEAGRTVVKHGVTIHGLSNVPSRMPVHASQMYSRNISTLLQHLTDKENNLKLDFEDEITRDSCITHAGEVKHARTRERVEAWKQKGGAGK encoded by the coding sequence GTGAAAGTCGCCGTACCGAAGGAGTTCTTCGCCGACGAGCGCCGGGTGGCGCTGGTCCCAGAGACTGTAGGAAAACTCGTAAAGCAGGGCTACGACATCCGGGTCCAAACCGGAGCCGGGGAACGCGCCTACTTCCCCGACGAGGCGTACCGGGAGGCCGGCGCCACGCTGGTCCCCGACGTGGCCGCGCTCTTCCGCGAAGCGGACGTGGTCCTCAAGGTTCAGGAGCTGGACGTCAATCCCGGGACCGGCAAGCACGAAGCCGAGATGTTCCGCGAGGGCGGCGTGGTGATCAGCTTCCTCGAGCCGCTGATGCGCCCGGCCGTGATGCAGCAGCTGGCGCAGCGCAAGGTCACCAGCTTCAGCATGGATGCGGTCCCCCGCACCACCACCGCGCAGCGCATGGACGCCCTCTCGTCCCAGGCCACGGTGTCCGGATACCAGGCGGTGCTCATCGGCGCCGAGTCCCTCCCCCGCTTCTTCCCCATGCTGGTCACGGCCGCGGGCACCATCGCCCCGGGGCACGTGTTCATCCTGGGCGCCGGCGTGGCGGGGCTGCAGGCCATCTCCACGGCGCGCCGGCTGGGCGCGGTGGTGGAGGCCTACGACGTGCGCCCCGCGGTGAAGGAGGAAGTGGAGAGCCTCGGCGCGCGCTTCGTGTCGGCGGATCTGACCAGCGCCGACGTGGTGGATGCCGGAGGGTATGCCAAGCAGCAGTCCGAGGAGTTCCTCGCCAAGGTCAAGGAGATGCTCAAGTCCCATGTGAAGGGCTCCGACCTGATCATCACCACGGCGCGCGTCCCGGGCATCAAGGCCCCGGTGATGGTGACCGAGGACATGATCCGGGAGATGAAGCCCGGCTCGGTGATCGTGGACCTGGCCGCCGACATGGGCGGCAATTGCGAGGGTACCGAGGCCGGCAGGACGGTGGTGAAGCACGGCGTGACCATCCACGGGCTGTCCAACGTGCCGTCGCGGATGCCGGTGCACGCCAGCCAGATGTACTCGCGCAACATCTCCACCCTGCTGCAGCACCTCACCGACAAGGAGAACAACCTCAAGCTCGATTTCGAGGACGAGATCACCCGGGACAGCTGCATCACGCACGCGGGCGAGGTGAAGCACGCGCGCACCCGGGAGCGGGTGGAGGCGTGGAAGCAGAAAGGGGGGGCCGGCAAATGA
- a CDS encoding 4Fe-4S binding protein, translating to MSAHPAVRQRLRRLAILLSLLLFPVILNYLSPVIILDSASRGVANASLFVFAGLFVAALFVGRLWCSWVCPGAGLQEACAEVNSRPVKPWVGWMKWVIWVPWVAAIVFLAARAGGYRSIGFFYHVESGVSVDRPVAYFIYYTVVLTFAVIPLLGGRRAACHSICWMAPFMILGRRARNRLRWPALRLVADAERCRNCRSCTGNCPMSLDVNGLVRAGSMEHTDCILCGTCVDNCPRGAIRYSFSRG from the coding sequence GTGTCCGCCCATCCGGCCGTCCGCCAGCGACTGCGCAGGCTTGCGATCCTCTTGTCTCTGTTGCTCTTCCCGGTGATCCTGAACTACCTGTCGCCGGTGATCATCCTCGACTCGGCGTCGCGGGGTGTCGCCAACGCGAGCCTGTTCGTGTTCGCCGGCCTGTTCGTCGCGGCGCTTTTCGTCGGGCGGCTGTGGTGTTCGTGGGTGTGCCCGGGGGCCGGGTTGCAGGAGGCTTGCGCCGAGGTCAACAGCCGGCCGGTGAAGCCCTGGGTGGGGTGGATGAAGTGGGTGATCTGGGTGCCGTGGGTGGCGGCGATCGTGTTCCTGGCCGCGCGGGCAGGGGGCTATCGCTCGATCGGCTTCTTCTACCACGTGGAGAGCGGGGTCTCGGTGGACCGCCCCGTGGCCTATTTCATCTACTACACCGTGGTCCTGACGTTCGCGGTGATTCCGCTCCTCGGGGGGCGGCGGGCGGCCTGCCACTCGATCTGCTGGATGGCGCCGTTCATGATCCTGGGGCGACGGGCTCGCAACCGCCTCCGCTGGCCGGCGCTGCGCCTGGTGGCGGACGCGGAGCGCTGCCGGAACTGCCGGTCCTGCACCGGGAACTGTCCCATGAGCCTGGACGTGAACGGCCTGGTGCGCGCCGGGAGCATGGAACACACCGACTGCATCCTGTGCGGCACGTGCGTGGACAACTGCCCCCGGGGCGCGATCCGCTACTCCTTCAGCCGGGGCTAG